A genome region from Nocardia sp. NBC_00565 includes the following:
- a CDS encoding isochorismatase family cysteine hydrolase, translating into MAKVTYDQESTALLVIDPYNDFISEGGKLWDRVRDVAEANNCVPHMLQVLNAAREAELRVFYALHHRYRPGDYETWKYIAPTQQAAWRRKTFENGTWGGEIRREFQPRPGDIVALEHWCSSGFANTDLDVQLKKHSIHEVIVIGLKANTCIESTIRFAAELGYGVTMVKDATASYSDEEMHAAIDINIPNYADAIVTTNEVIGSISSL; encoded by the coding sequence ATGGCAAAAGTGACATATGACCAGGAGAGCACTGCACTTCTGGTGATCGATCCGTACAATGATTTCATTTCCGAGGGCGGAAAATTGTGGGATCGGGTGCGAGATGTTGCGGAAGCAAATAATTGCGTTCCTCATATGTTACAAGTCCTGAATGCTGCACGCGAGGCGGAACTTCGTGTTTTCTATGCGCTGCATCATAGATACCGGCCCGGAGATTACGAGACCTGGAAGTACATCGCCCCCACGCAGCAGGCGGCTTGGCGGCGAAAGACCTTCGAAAACGGCACGTGGGGTGGCGAGATCCGCCGCGAATTCCAACCTCGACCGGGCGATATCGTGGCACTCGAGCATTGGTGTTCCAGCGGATTCGCCAACACAGATTTGGATGTGCAGCTCAAAAAACATAGCATTCATGAAGTCATCGTCATCGGACTCAAAGCCAATACCTGCATAGAATCAACCATTCGCTTTGCCGCGGAGCTCGGCTACGGAGTCACAATGGTAAAAGACGCTACCGCAAGTTACTCGGATGAGGAAATGCACGCCGCTATCGACATCAATATCCCAAACTACGCTGATGCCATTGTGACCACGAATGAAGTCATCGGCTCGATCTCTTCTCTCTAG
- a CDS encoding phytanoyl-CoA dioxygenase family protein has product MDREHAPHADDIITELDDLRVDLAGRHRATASAGATVDSTVVDADMNALDRDGYAILPNLITPEECERIRVATTALLGRTGRNTFEGKRTQRVYSLLEKTRACDRLLDHPRVLALLDRLFFPNYLLSQLQVINILPGEQAQLLHHDDGFYPIPRPRPPLSAATMWAIDPFTDINGGTVILPGSHQWDSARQPAESDARVVTQMPAGSCVFYLGTLWHGGGANDTTTPRLAVTAQYCEPWLRPQEPYTLSTSRNTARTVSEDIRRMLGYSIHPPFMGAVDGMHPKRLLETPDSADHVRSTSSPQRDTDVRHR; this is encoded by the coding sequence ATGGACCGAGAACATGCGCCGCATGCCGACGACATCATTACCGAGCTGGACGATCTGCGTGTCGATCTGGCCGGACGCCACCGAGCTACCGCCAGCGCCGGAGCGACCGTCGACTCCACGGTGGTCGATGCCGATATGAACGCCCTCGACCGCGACGGGTACGCCATTCTGCCGAACCTGATCACACCCGAGGAATGCGAACGCATACGCGTGGCGACTACGGCCCTGCTCGGCCGAACCGGTCGTAATACATTCGAAGGCAAGCGGACCCAGCGGGTGTACAGCCTGCTCGAGAAGACTCGTGCCTGCGACCGACTGCTCGACCATCCTCGCGTTCTGGCGCTGCTCGACCGGCTGTTCTTCCCGAACTACCTGCTCTCACAACTCCAAGTGATCAATATCCTCCCCGGTGAGCAGGCACAACTGCTGCACCACGACGATGGCTTCTATCCGATACCGAGACCCCGCCCCCCACTGAGCGCCGCGACGATGTGGGCAATAGACCCGTTCACCGATATCAATGGCGGCACAGTGATATTGCCCGGCAGCCACCAGTGGGATTCCGCGCGCCAGCCGGCCGAATCCGATGCCCGGGTAGTCACACAGATGCCCGCGGGCTCGTGTGTGTTCTATCTCGGAACGCTCTGGCACGGTGGCGGCGCGAACGATACGACAACTCCGCGGCTCGCCGTGACCGCACAGTATTGCGAGCCCTGGTTGCGGCCCCAGGAACCGTACACACTGTCGACCAGCCGAAACACGGCACGAACAGTCTCCGAAGACATCCGCCGTATGCTCGGCTACAGCATCCACCCGCCATTCATGGGCGCTGTCGACGGCATGCATCCGAAAAGGCTTCTCGAAACCCCAGATTCGGCCGACCACGTTCGTTCCACCAGCTCGCCCCAACGAGACACCGATGTCCGCCACCGGTGA
- a CDS encoding alcohol dehydrogenase catalytic domain-containing protein → MSTYRAFEVTGERQFRQVERESREPLPGAARLRVQACGVCHTDVNAVEGLRADASKPLVPGHEIVGVVDAVGPGVTAWRIGDRVGVGFLNGPCYACEPCRRGDFVNCADQPLTGTTIDGGYAEVAYARASGLVRIPDNMEPLDVAPLLCAGLTVYSALLRAGARPGALVAIQGIGGLGHLGIQYAATLGYRVAAIARGSAKAGLATQLGADHYIDSVATDPAAALRGLGGAAAIVATAANGASMSPLVAGLAPNGRMVVVGAGPEPIETPTADLIFGTRSIVGSLTGSSIENEDNLQLAHRRGIRSMNEVMPLSEAPRAYERMLSGQARFRVVLDTRA, encoded by the coding sequence GTGTCTACCTATCGCGCGTTCGAGGTAACTGGTGAGCGGCAGTTCCGGCAGGTCGAACGGGAGAGCAGGGAACCGCTGCCTGGTGCGGCGCGGCTGCGGGTACAGGCCTGCGGCGTTTGCCACACCGACGTCAATGCCGTGGAAGGCCTGCGCGCCGACGCGTCGAAACCTCTTGTTCCGGGTCACGAAATCGTCGGCGTCGTCGACGCCGTCGGGCCGGGAGTGACCGCTTGGCGGATCGGCGATCGGGTCGGTGTGGGCTTCCTCAACGGCCCCTGCTACGCGTGTGAGCCGTGCCGCCGCGGCGACTTCGTCAACTGTGCCGATCAGCCGCTGACCGGTACCACCATCGACGGTGGATACGCCGAGGTTGCCTATGCGCGCGCCAGCGGTCTTGTCCGCATCCCCGACAACATGGAGCCGCTCGATGTCGCGCCGCTGCTGTGCGCCGGGCTCACGGTGTACAGCGCGTTGCTGCGTGCAGGCGCCCGGCCTGGCGCCCTGGTCGCCATCCAGGGCATCGGCGGACTGGGCCACCTCGGCATTCAATACGCCGCCACGCTCGGGTACCGAGTCGCGGCCATCGCGCGCGGCAGCGCGAAAGCCGGTCTTGCCACCCAGCTCGGCGCGGACCATTACATCGACAGCGTGGCGACCGATCCCGCCGCCGCGCTGCGCGGCCTCGGCGGCGCGGCAGCCATCGTCGCGACCGCGGCCAACGGTGCTTCGATGTCGCCGCTGGTTGCCGGGTTGGCCCCCAACGGGCGCATGGTCGTTGTCGGCGCAGGCCCGGAGCCCATCGAGACTCCGACCGCAGACCTTATTTTCGGCACCCGCTCCATCGTCGGCTCGCTCACCGGCAGCTCCATCGAGAACGAGGACAACCTTCAGTTGGCGCACCGCCGCGGCATCCGCTCCATGAACGAGGTCATGCCGCTCTCGGAGGCACCGAGGGCGTACGAGCGCATGCTGTCCGGCCAGGCCCGCTTTCGCGTTGTCCTCGACACTCGGGCCTGA
- a CDS encoding metallophosphoesterase has product MVVLVAVGFVVGGLVVVGAFGGLHWYLWRRLVRDTTAPGSIARRVGTGVVFAGPVLLIGAFVAESAGIPFLIIQIIAWPGFMWGALLIYLVLWLLVGELVRPLFRRWIARANSPATMVPEDVLVPATEVSDAATREQEQRQQPAPVSRRLFVSRAVSGAAALAAVTTVGHGTYGVLTGPRVKQLTVPLASLPRAAHGFRIAVVSDIHLGPILGRGFAERVVETINGTQPDLIAVVGDLVDGSVEHLRSAVEPLSRLHARHGAYFVTGNHEYFSGAEQWIEHVQELGLHLLANSHTELPHFDLAGVNDLQGVRLGQGPNFAAALGDRDLARTAILLAHQPVQIHDAVEFGVDLQLSGHTHGGQLWPGNYLAGLASPTVAGLERYGDTQLYVTRGAGAWGPPVRVGAPSDITVIELASKQA; this is encoded by the coding sequence GTGGTGGTGCTTGTTGCCGTGGGGTTTGTTGTCGGGGGACTCGTCGTTGTGGGGGCGTTCGGCGGGCTGCATTGGTATCTGTGGCGGCGGCTCGTGCGGGATACGACGGCTCCGGGGTCGATCGCCCGTCGAGTGGGTACCGGGGTGGTCTTCGCGGGGCCGGTGCTGTTGATCGGTGCGTTCGTGGCCGAATCGGCTGGGATTCCGTTCCTGATCATCCAGATCATCGCCTGGCCCGGCTTCATGTGGGGCGCGCTGTTGATCTATCTCGTGCTGTGGCTGCTGGTGGGTGAGCTGGTCCGGCCGCTTTTCCGACGATGGATCGCCCGCGCGAACAGTCCCGCGACGATGGTCCCCGAGGACGTACTGGTTCCCGCGACCGAAGTATCCGACGCCGCGACGCGGGAACAGGAGCAGCGGCAACAGCCCGCGCCGGTTTCGCGGCGGCTCTTCGTTTCTCGTGCGGTGAGCGGTGCGGCGGCACTGGCGGCGGTGACCACAGTCGGCCATGGCACCTATGGAGTGTTGACCGGCCCGCGGGTGAAGCAGTTGACGGTGCCGCTGGCCAGTCTGCCGCGCGCCGCACACGGATTCCGGATCGCCGTGGTCAGCGATATTCATCTCGGTCCGATTCTGGGCCGCGGGTTCGCCGAGCGGGTGGTCGAGACGATCAACGGCACCCAGCCGGATCTCATTGCCGTGGTGGGTGATCTGGTCGACGGCAGCGTCGAACACCTGCGCTCAGCGGTCGAACCGCTGTCGCGGCTACACGCCCGTCACGGTGCCTACTTCGTCACCGGCAACCACGAATACTTCTCCGGCGCCGAGCAGTGGATCGAGCATGTGCAAGAACTCGGACTGCATCTGCTGGCGAACAGCCACACCGAACTGCCACATTTCGACCTCGCGGGCGTCAACGATCTTCAGGGTGTACGGCTCGGGCAGGGGCCGAATTTCGCCGCGGCGCTCGGAGACCGTGATCTCGCGCGTACCGCGATACTGCTGGCGCACCAGCCCGTGCAGATCCACGACGCGGTCGAGTTCGGCGTCGATCTGCAACTGTCCGGCCACACCCACGGCGGTCAGTTATGGCCGGGCAATTACCTTGCGGGCCTTGCCAGTCCGACCGTCGCAGGCCTGGAACGCTACGGCGACACCCAGCTCTACGTCACCCGTGGCGCGGGCGCATGGGGACCTCCAGTCCGTGTCGGCGCCCCGTCCGACATCACCGTGATCGAGCTCGCGTCGAAACAGGCGTGA